A section of the Triticum dicoccoides isolate Atlit2015 ecotype Zavitan chromosome 7A, WEW_v2.0, whole genome shotgun sequence genome encodes:
- the LOC119334426 gene encoding histone H4-like, whose translation MSGRGKGGKGLGKGGAKRHRKVLRYNIQGITKPAIRRLARRGGVKRISGLIYEETRGMLKIFLENVIRDAVTYTEHARRKTVTAMDIVYALKRQGRTLYGFGG comes from the coding sequence ATGTCTGGCCGCGGCAAGGGAGGGAAGGGGCTGGGCAAGGGCGGCGCCAAGCGGCACCGGAAGGTGCTGCGCTACAACATCCagggcatcaccaagccggcgatcCGGCGGCTGGCGCGGCGTGGCGGCGTGAAGCGCATCTCGGGgctcatctacgaggagacccgCGGCATGCTCAAGATCTTCCTGGAGAACGTCATCCGCGACGCCGTGACCTACACCGAGCACGCCCGCCGCAAGACCGTCACCGCCATGGACATCGTCTACGCGCTCAAGCGCCAGGGCCGCACCCTCTACGGCTTCGGCGGCTAG